A window of Anaerolineae bacterium genomic DNA:
CCTGATGCCGCTGCTTGAGGCCGATCAGGAGCTGCGGGACGCGGTATCTGAGAGCGCCTGGAGCTTGTTGCAATACGGCGAGAACACTCAATGGGGGGCAACGCAGCGGGTAGGCGGTTGTGCCCTTGCCTACAATGAAGTCCTCTTTGACGAAGCCGGCCTGGATTACCCCAATGAGAACTGGACAAATGAGGACTTCCTCGTGGCAGCCAAGCTCCTCACCATAGACGAGAGCGGGCGCAACTCCACCGACCCAAGCTTCGACGCTAGTAGCGTCAAGCAGTGGGGCTACTGGGCGCGCAACTATGGTACTACGGACTATGGGCCGCAGGCATATGGCTTTGGTGGGTCGTTCTTCGCGGATCCGCTGAACATGGAGCCCACCTTCACCGATCCCAAGACCATAGCGGGCATCCAGTGGACGATGGACCTGGTGTTCGAGCATCACGTGTCCCCATTGGCCGCCGACGTAGAGGGCTTCGGCCAGACTAGGCACATCGCCTTCCTGGGCGGCCACTGCGCCATGATGACACACGTTCAGGGCCAAGAGGGGAGCTGGCCGCAGGGCGACTGGCAGCAGTGGAAGGACGGTTTCGGCCTGCAGGCGACCTTCATGCCACGGTGGCCAGAGAAACGAGCTACCTGTGTCTGGGGTGAGGGCTGTCTCATTCCCAACTACTCGAAGCATATCAACGAGGCCTGGGCTTTCATCCGCTTCTCAATCATGGACATCCCGTTCCAGACGGGCCAGACCGATCCCGGCAAGAACCAGATGCCCGTGAACGTGGAAGCCTACAACGACCCGAGGATCCTGAACTCGCCGACACCGCCTCTCACCTACCAGGGCTCCTTCATCGAGCCGTTCCTGCCTGACAGAGAGTGCTTCGCCTGGGACTTCGATCCGAACCCTGTCTGGGGCGCTTGGTGGAAGGCAATGACTGATAACATGACCCTGGTGTGGGAGCAGAGGATATCGGTTGAGGAAGCGATGCAGAACACTCAGGATGAGGCCGTCAAGGCAATATCCGAGTGGAAGGCCGGGGAACAGGCTGGCTAGCCACCACCGCCGATGGCAGGGCACCCCAGTGCCCTGCCGGGTCATCTGAGACGCTGCTGGGCTTGCGCGAAAGGAGGCAGTGTGCTGGCGTTAGGCAGACGTGAACAGATGGCACAGGCCGTTGCGCGGCGCCTCGTTAGGTCGTTCTCAAGTCAGCGCGTTCAAGAGGAGATACACAGCTACCTGTTCATCGCGCCCTGGCTCGTTGGGCTGGTGCTCTTCACCCTCGGACCTATTCTGGCTGCATTCGGTCTTAGCTTCACCCGGTATGACATGGCAAGGGCGCCCGTATTCCTGGGTGCCGCCAACTATGCACGGGCTTTCGATGACCGCGCATTCCAGGCCGCTCTATCCAACACGGCAGCATACGTGCTGATGTATGTTCCGCTCGAGCTGAGCCTCTCCCTCACGATAGCTCTCGCGATGAACCGGCCTCTGCGAGGTATCACCGTTTTCCGCACCAGCTTCTTCATCCCCGTAGTGACCTCGGGGGTTGCTACCGCATTGTTGTGGGGCTACATCCTGAACCAGTACGGAGTTCTGAACTACCTCCTTGGGCTTGTCGGGCTGGGCCCGGTGCGCTGGCTTGGCCTGGACTGGGCCCTACGCTCCATCGTCATCATGAGCCTCTGGGGTGCAGTCGGATACACCATGATGTACTGGCTCGCAGGACTTCAGGGGGTGCCCCAGGAGCTGTACGAGGCTGCCGAGATTGACGGCGGAGGCCGCTGGGCCCGCTTCAGGCACGTCACTCTGCCGATGCTTACCCCTATGATCTTCTTCCTCGTGATTGTGAGCGTCATCGGGTCCTTTCAGGTCTTCACGCCCACCTACGTCCTTACCCAGGGGGGGCCAGCCAACGCCACACTTACCATCGCCCTCGCTATCTACCAGAAGGCGTTCATGGAGTACGCGATGGGCTACGCCTGTGCCCTGGCCTGGCTGCTGTTCGTGGTTGTGTTTGCTCTGACCATGGTGCAGTGGCGCGTGCGACGGCTCTGGGTCTTCGGAGAGGACTGAAGACATGGGATCGCCTCGGTACCGTTCCCTGTTTGCTCGCGCCGTGCACCCGGCTAGAAGTAGGTCGCGCAAGAGGCCCTGCAAGCGCCTACTGACTATGGTAGCGAGCTATGCTGTCCTACTGGTGGCTTCCGCCGGCATGCTGGCGCCATTCTACT
This region includes:
- a CDS encoding extracellular solute-binding protein; this translates as MASRRGVSRRRFIRAGMGLAVGTGLAACAAAQTPQLVEREATRIIEASPQPQAITEQVEIRVGMSSSTTNLPIYTRILFPRFADAHPEIKVSFETAPWGEFYTKAEAQIAAQDLPDVFAISTDNVATYAARKIPLNLMPLLEADQELRDAVSESAWSLLQYGENTQWGATQRVGGCALAYNEVLFDEAGLDYPNENWTNEDFLVAAKLLTIDESGRNSTDPSFDASSVKQWGYWARNYGTTDYGPQAYGFGGSFFADPLNMEPTFTDPKTIAGIQWTMDLVFEHHVSPLAADVEGFGQTRHIAFLGGHCAMMTHVQGQEGSWPQGDWQQWKDGFGLQATFMPRWPEKRATCVWGEGCLIPNYSKHINEAWAFIRFSIMDIPFQTGQTDPGKNQMPVNVEAYNDPRILNSPTPPLTYQGSFIEPFLPDRECFAWDFDPNPVWGAWWKAMTDNMTLVWEQRISVEEAMQNTQDEAVKAISEWKAGEQAG
- a CDS encoding sugar ABC transporter permease, which gives rise to MAQAVARRLVRSFSSQRVQEEIHSYLFIAPWLVGLVLFTLGPILAAFGLSFTRYDMARAPVFLGAANYARAFDDRAFQAALSNTAAYVLMYVPLELSLSLTIALAMNRPLRGITVFRTSFFIPVVTSGVATALLWGYILNQYGVLNYLLGLVGLGPVRWLGLDWALRSIVIMSLWGAVGYTMMYWLAGLQGVPQELYEAAEIDGGGRWARFRHVTLPMLTPMIFFLVIVSVIGSFQVFTPTYVLTQGGPANATLTIALAIYQKAFMEYAMGYACALAWLLFVVVFALTMVQWRVRRLWVFGED